CGCCCTCCGACCAGCGTCTGGCCGCGTCCTGCAGCGCGGTCTCAACCGCCTGCATCGTCGAATCCGCCTGTGCGGCAGGGGTATGCACCAGCAGTTCGTCGTGCAGGCAGAGGACGATCTCGCCGCCGAGCGGTGCAATCGCAGCCCGGACGGTGAGCGCCCACGCCTTGAAGAACTCCGCCGCCGCACCCTGGACGACGGCATTGCGGGTGAACCGTCCGCGGCCACGTGCGCGAGCAGAGGTGTCGTCCGGGCCCACGGAGACAGGGACCAGGCGTCCGCCGTACGTCATCACCGACTCACCGCGTTCACCTCGTAGGGCTGCATCCCGCAGGTACGCCATCGCCACCGGGTAGGTGTGCTCCAGCCGGCCCAGCACCTGACCGGCGGTGCCGCTCGTCTGCCCGTACATCGCGGCCAGCATCGCGATCTTCGCCGTCGGGCGGTCGACACTCAGATCCGTCGCGATCTCTGCGTACAGATCATCGGCGCGGGTGGCCTCGGCCAGGGCCGGGTCGCGCGACACGACCGCAAGGACGCGCGGCTCGATCTGACCGAGATCGGCGCGCACCAGGACGTGACCGGCTGCGGCTGCCACACCGGGACGCAGAGGAGCGGGCAGGCTGTGCAGCCCGGACCCGGCGGTCATCCGACCGGCCCCTCCGTCGGAGGCGTCCCACTCTCCGCGTAGCCGATCGTCGGGACCCACGAAACGATCGAGCCAATGCCACCCGTACGTCGTCGCGATCCGTTCGGCCTTGCGCCAGTCCAGCAAGGCGTCGACCAGGGGCGACCCGGCCCGATACGGCTCCAGATGCCAGGCGCGAGTGTCCTCGACATTGATTCCGCTGCGCCGCAACATGTCCCGCACGGCCAGCGGGTTGCGAAGGTCGATGCTCCCACCACCGGGAAGGTGCTGCCACACGACGGCATCTCGGCCGCGGCGAATCTCCGCAGCATGCCGGTCGTCGGTCGGACGCGGTCCCGCCGCCTGGGCGATCAACCCTTCGAGCGTGGGCCGGTCGATCGGCAGTCCGTGCTCCTCCAACTCGACGCAGAGCATCGCGGCCCCGGATTCGCTTGTTGCACAGGACAAACCGCCACATCGATCATCGAGCACATCGGCCTGCCACAACGCTGTGTCGAGAGCGGCACGACCCCACAGTTCGCGGTTTCCGCCGTCACGCAACCACTCCGGCGATCCTGTCCGTGCCGGCAACGGCTGCCCCGGACTCAACGTGGTGTCCTCGTCGGCGAGACCTGCGAACAGGTCGGGCCCACCCGGCCGTGCCTGACGTTCCTCGATGGGGGCGGGGATCGGCAGCCCGAACCGCGTCGACCAGACCGCGACAGGGTCGTCCCGGTGGCCCCCCGCGATCAAACGGTGAACGGCGGCGACGTCCCAGACGCGTGACAACCGGCCGTCGCCGATGAGGGCGCGGGCCGAGGAAGCGCTCCACCAGACCACGCGCCGTCCCTCGAGGACGCCGGCTTCGTGTACCGCGCGTGCATCACGGTGGTGACTCACCTGCTCGTCGACAACGCACACCTGCCCGCCGGGAGAGACCACGACCGCGGCCGCAACAGACAGCGAACCCCGCAGCGATCGCTGCGGGGTTGCCGTGTGTTCTGGTGCGCTCAGCGCTGACCGTCCTGCGGGGGCTCCCACCCGGACTGACCGTGCTGGCCCTGCTGGCCGTAGCCCTGCTGGCCCGGCTGCGCCTGGGTCGGGGCGTCTGCGCCACCGGCCGCGCGCACGTCGTCACGGTTCACCGCCTGGGTCGCGGCGTCCGAGACATCGCCACCCTGCTGCTGTCCGTAACCACCCTGCTGGCCGTGCTGCTGGCCGTAGCCGCCCTGTTGCGGCTGCTGGCCATACGCCTGCTGTCCGTATCCCTGCTGACCGGGCTGCTGGCCGTAGCCACCCTGCTGGGGCTGCTGGCCGTAGCCCTGCTGACCGGGCTGCTGGCCGTAGCCACCCTGCTGGGGCTGCTGGCCATACGCCTGCTGTCCGTAACCACCCTGCTGGTTGTGCTGCTGGCCGTAGCCCTGGGTGCCCTGAGCCGGGGTCTGGGAGCCCGCGGAGACACCGTAGGAGCCCGGCGTGCCGTAACCGTCGCTGTAGCCCTGGCCGTACTGGTAGCCACCCTGGTTGTAGGTGTTGTCGTAACCCGAACCGGTCGACCGCGACTTCTTGCGACGCATCATCATCAGGACGGTGCCCAGGATGCCGCCGAGCAGCAACAGCAGACCAAGGATCAGCACCGGAGTGCGCCACCCGCCGCCGATGTTGTCGGCGCGGTTACCGGCAAACAACTGACCTTTGGCGTTCTCGCACTTGGTCTCGTAGGAGGCCTTGGCCATGCCGTCGGGGCTGCGACCGATCTCCCAGTACTTCTTTCCGTCGGCCTCCACCGAGAAGTCCTCGGACGGCTGACCGAACGAGGTGGTGTTGCCGTTCGCGACCACGCTGCACTGTGCGTTGCCACGGTCGCTCTGCTCGGTGCTGTAGACGGAGAAGGCGGACGATTCCACGCTCTGACCGTTGGAGAACCCGTTCAGGCTCACCTTCGGGCTGGCCAGCGCGCTGACCAGCCCGAGGATCAGACCGAGGAGGGCAGCCGCGGCCGGAATCGCCAACATCGCGTTCTTGTTGCCGGAAGAATTGGACATGCCGACAAAAGTAGCCCATCGTGGCCCAGCGATCGGCTACCGCCTCGCTGCTGTCTGCGG
This is a stretch of genomic DNA from Yimella lutea. It encodes these proteins:
- a CDS encoding DNA polymerase, whose product is MGAPAGRSALSAPEHTATPQRSLRGSLSVAAAVVVSPGGQVCVVDEQVSHHRDARAVHEAGVLEGRRVVWWSASSARALIGDGRLSRVWDVAAVHRLIAGGHRDDPVAVWSTRFGLPIPAPIEERQARPGGPDLFAGLADEDTTLSPGQPLPARTGSPEWLRDGGNRELWGRAALDTALWQADVLDDRCGGLSCATSESGAAMLCVELEEHGLPIDRPTLEGLIAQAAGPRPTDDRHAAEIRRGRDAVVWQHLPGGGSIDLRNPLAVRDMLRRSGINVEDTRAWHLEPYRAGSPLVDALLDWRKAERIATTYGWHWLDRFVGPDDRLRGEWDASDGGAGRMTAGSGLHSLPAPLRPGVAAAAGHVLVRADLGQIEPRVLAVVSRDPALAEATRADDLYAEIATDLSVDRPTAKIAMLAAMYGQTSGTAGQVLGRLEHTYPVAMAYLRDAALRGERGESVMTYGGRLVPVSVGPDDTSARARGRGRFTRNAVVQGAAAEFFKAWALTVRAAIAPLGGEIVLCLHDELLVHTPAAQADSTMQAVETALQDAARRWSEGAPVRFVADTGIFQRWSEAKE